The following are encoded in a window of Halorarum salinum genomic DNA:
- the dgoD gene encoding galactonate dehydratase: MRIVDYDLYAVPPRWLFLRVETDDGTVGWGEPVVEGRARTVKEAVSELMDDYLLGEDPLPVADHWERLYRGGFYRGGPVLMSAIAGIDQALWDIRGKHFGAPVHQLLGGPVRDRVRVYQWVGGDRPEGVAEAAREKVDAGFTALKMNGTPELERVESPAAIDRAAERLRTVREAVGPEVDVGVDFHGRATKTAAKQLVAALEPHDPFFVEEPVLPEHDDALADVAASTSVPIATGERLFHRTDFKRIFEENAVDVIQPDLSHAGGITEVQRIAAMAGAYDVSVAPHCPLGPVALAACLQVDAVAPNALIQEQSLDIHYNETSDVLDYLADPSMFEYEDGLVPVPDGPGLGVEVDRDVLEERDGHDDWHNPVWRRPDGSVAEW; the protein is encoded by the coding sequence ATGCGAATCGTCGACTACGACCTGTACGCGGTCCCGCCGCGCTGGCTCTTCCTCCGCGTCGAGACGGACGACGGCACCGTCGGCTGGGGGGAGCCGGTCGTCGAGGGGCGCGCCCGCACCGTGAAGGAGGCCGTCTCGGAGCTGATGGACGACTACCTGCTCGGCGAGGACCCCCTCCCCGTCGCCGACCACTGGGAGCGGCTCTATCGCGGCGGCTTCTACCGCGGCGGGCCGGTGCTCATGTCCGCCATCGCGGGCATCGACCAGGCGCTGTGGGACATCAGGGGTAAGCACTTCGGCGCGCCCGTCCACCAGCTCCTCGGCGGTCCGGTCCGGGACCGCGTCCGGGTGTACCAGTGGGTCGGGGGCGACAGGCCCGAGGGCGTCGCCGAGGCGGCCCGGGAGAAGGTCGACGCCGGCTTCACGGCGCTGAAGATGAACGGGACGCCGGAGCTGGAGCGCGTCGAGTCGCCGGCGGCGATCGATCGGGCCGCCGAGCGGCTGCGGACCGTCCGGGAGGCCGTCGGCCCGGAGGTCGACGTCGGCGTGGACTTCCACGGCCGCGCGACCAAGACCGCGGCGAAACAGCTCGTCGCGGCGCTCGAACCGCACGACCCCTTCTTCGTCGAGGAGCCGGTGTTGCCCGAACACGACGACGCGCTCGCGGACGTCGCCGCCTCGACGTCGGTCCCGATCGCCACCGGGGAGCGGCTGTTCCACCGGACGGACTTCAAGCGGATCTTCGAGGAGAACGCCGTGGACGTCATCCAGCCGGACCTCTCGCACGCGGGCGGCATCACGGAGGTCCAGCGCATCGCCGCGATGGCGGGCGCCTACGACGTGTCGGTCGCGCCCCACTGCCCGCTCGGGCCGGTCGCGCTTGCGGCCTGCCTCCAGGTGGACGCCGTCGCGCCGAACGCGCTCATCCAGGAGCAGAGCCTCGACATCCACTACAACGAGACGAGCGACGTGCTGGACTACCTGGCGGACCCGTCCATGTTCGAGTACGAGGACGGCCTCGTTCCGGTCCCGGACGGGCCGGGGCTGGGAGTCGAGGTGGACCGCGACGTGCTGGAGGAGCGGGACGGCCACGACGACTGGCACAACCCGGTGTGGCGGCGGCCCGACGGGTCCGTTGCGGAGTGGTGA